In Rhodanobacter humi, the genomic stretch ATCGTCCTGCTGCTGTGCCTTCTGCTGGTCGCCGACCTGTCGATGGCAGCCACTGCACCGATATCCGGTGCACCGCCTGATCGAACTGCGCTGACCGCGCAGATCGATGCGATCATCCGCCAGCCGCGCTACGCCGCCGCCGACTGGGGCATCGCCGTGATGGCGCTGGACAGTGGCCGCACGCTGTATGCGCACCAGGCCGGCAAGCTGTTCCAGCCCGCCTCCACCGCCAAGCTGTTCACCGCGGCGCTGAGCCTGGCCACGCTGGCTCCCGACTACCGGATTCCCACGCGCCTGCTCTCGGCCGCACCGATCCGCCACGGTCGGCTGGATGGCCCGCTGCTGCTGTATGGCATGGGCGACCCCACGCTAGGCACGCCCGGCGCGAATCCCGATTGGGCGGATGATCTGGCCGCGCAACTGGCCGCGCATGGCATCCGCGAGGTACGCGGCGACCTGATTGCCGACACCACGTATTTTTCCGGCCCGCCGCTCGGCAACGGCTGGGAGGCCAGCGACCTGCTGGGCTGGTTCGCCGCGCCCGCTTCCGCGCTGAGCGTGCACGAGAACACCGTGGCACTGACGCTGACACCCGCCACCGTCACCGGCCAGCCGCCGCAACTGGGCTTCACGCCCGACGTGGCAACGCCACCGCTGGCGAACACGCTGACCACCACGCCTGCACACACTCCGGACGACATCAACCTCTACCGCGCACCGGGCGATCCGCTGCTGCATGCGTTCGGCAGCGTCGCCGCCGGCATACCGCCACGCAGCTACCGGCTGGCGATTCCCGACCCCGCGCGGCAAGCCAGCGAAGAGTTGCGCGCGGCGCTGGCGCGCCACGGCGTGCGGCTGAAAGGCGCGCTGCACGTGCTGCACTGGCCGGAACGCGACGATGCGCTGCGCGCGAACGCGCAGGTGCTGGCCGAAGTGCTGTCGCCGCCGGTGAGCGAGATCCTTGCCCAGGGCCTCAAGCGCTCGCAGAACCTGTACCTGCAGAACCTGTTGCAGATCGACGGCGTCAGCGCGCAGGCCGCGGCGGCGAGCCAGCCCGACGCCCCCACCGCCTTCCTCAGCAGCGAAGCCTGGGGACTGCGCGCGCTGCAGGCGCTGCTGGAACGCATCGGCATCCCACCATCGTCGGTGCTGCTGGAGGAAGGCAGCGGGCTATCGCGCGGCAATCTGGCCACGCCCGGGGCGATGGTGCAGCTGCTGCAATACCTCGCCGCACAGCCATACGCGGCGACGCTGCGCCGCATGCTGCCGGTGGCCGGTGTGGACGGCACTCTGGAATGGCGCCTGCGCGACGGCCCGGCCACCGACAAGGTGCAGGCCAAGACCGGCAGCATGACCCATGTGCACAACCTCGCCGGCTACGTCACCACGGCGGGCGGCAGGCAACTGGCCTTCGCGATCCTGCTCAACAACTACCAGCGCGGCCCTGACGATCCA encodes the following:
- the dacB gene encoding D-alanyl-D-alanine carboxypeptidase/D-alanyl-D-alanine endopeptidase: MKRIATRIVLLLCLLLVADLSMAATAPISGAPPDRTALTAQIDAIIRQPRYAAADWGIAVMALDSGRTLYAHQAGKLFQPASTAKLFTAALSLATLAPDYRIPTRLLSAAPIRHGRLDGPLLLYGMGDPTLGTPGANPDWADDLAAQLAAHGIREVRGDLIADTTYFSGPPLGNGWEASDLLGWFAAPASALSVHENTVALTLTPATVTGQPPQLGFTPDVATPPLANTLTTTPAHTPDDINLYRAPGDPLLHAFGSVAAGIPPRSYRLAIPDPARQASEELRAALARHGVRLKGALHVLHWPERDDALRANAQVLAEVLSPPVSEILAQGLKRSQNLYLQNLLQIDGVSAQAAAASQPDAPTAFLSSEAWGLRALQALLERIGIPPSSVLLEEGSGLSRGNLATPGAMVQLLQYLAAQPYAATLRRMLPVAGVDGTLEWRLRDGPATDKVQAKTGSMTHVHNLAGYVTTAGGRQLAFAILLNNYQRGPDDPRANRDIDAIVELLAGYHGGE